In the Streptomyces fradiae ATCC 10745 = DSM 40063 genome, AGCCCATCGCCGTCGCCGTCCCGAGCACCGCGGCGCGCGGCGCCGACGGGAGCCGCGACGCCACCACCACGAGCACCGCCGCGACCATCCCGATCGCCAGTCCCGCCCACAGCCAGTCCGCCGCCGGCACCGTCGCCCGCCCGCCCGACGGCTCGGCCAGCGCCAGGAACGCGGCCAGGCCCGCCGCCATCGCCCCGAACGCCCACCAGGTGCGCCGGTCCGGGCTCCGCCGGAACACCACCCCGCCCAGCACCAGCGTGAACAGCAGCTCCGTGCTCATCACCGGCTGCACCACCGCAAGCGGCCCCGTCGCCAGGGCGAGCGCCTGGAACACCCCCGACAAGCCGAGCATCACCGCGCCCCACACCCACACCCGCCGTCGCACGAGCCCCGGCCACCACCCGCGCACCGCCGTACCGGCGGGTCCCGCGTCGGCGGCGGCCCGCCGCTGGAGCACCGAGGCAGCGGCGTTGCCCACCGCCGCCAGCAGGGCGAGGCAGATCGAGAGAGCGAGCATCGTGCCGTGCCGCGCTCAGCCGAACCGCTTGGCCATCGCGCGAAAGGGCCCCGGCGCCCCGCCCCGCAGCCGCGCCGGCCACGCCAGCCACGCCGGCGCGAACACCTCGTCCCGCCGGTACACCACCGACCGCCACACGAGGTCCGCCAGCCGCCCCGCGGGGACCGGCTTCGGCCGGGCACGGTGGTACGGGACGCCCCGGCGGGCGAAGAACGGCGTGTCCACCGCGCCCGGCAGGACCGCCGTCACCCCGACCCGCGTGCCGGCCAGTTCGTACCGCAGGCTCTCCGCGAAGGCCAGCAGCCCGCCCTTCGTCGCCGCGTACGCGGCCTCGTTCGCCACCCCCGCCCAGCCCGCCATCGAACTGACCAGGACCACCCGCCCCACCCCCCGCTCCACCATCCCCGGCAGCACCGCCCGCACCAGGTGCATCACACCGGTCAGATTGACCGCCACCATGCGCTCCACGACCTCGGGCGGCGTCCCGGTGAACGGCCCCGCCCAGCCGATCCCGGCCGCGGCCACCAGCACGTCGACCCGCCCCTCGGCCTCCAGCGCCCGCGCGGCGAGCCGTTCCACGCCCGCCCGGTCGGCGAGGTCGCCCCGCAGCCCCCGCCCGCCCGTGCGCCGTGCCACCTCGCCGAGCCGGACCTCGTCCCGCCCGGCCAGCAGGAGCCGCCACCGGCGCTCCGCGTCCCCGGAGAACCGTTCGGCCACGGCCTCCCCGATCCCCGAGGACGCACCCGTGATGAGCACGACCGGCCGTGCCGTCCCCGCCATGCCAGACCTCCGGATCCGCGCGCCTCGATCCCTCCAGACTCCCGGCTCCTCCCCGGCGCGGCCCACCACGGCCCTGCGCCGGGCCCGCGAACCACCCGAACAGGCCCGCCCGGACCGCCCCGCGCGCCCGCCGCCCCCACGATGGGCACATGACGCGGCGCTGCCTGGTCCTCAGCGCGAGCATGGGCGCCGGCCACGACGCCGTGGCCGGCGAACTCGCCCGCAGGCTCCGCGCGCACGGCCACGAGGCGCACGTCCACGACGTGCTGACGCTGCTGCCGGCCGGCACCGGACCGGCCCTGCGCGTCTTCTACCGCACGGCCGTACGCCGCCTCCCCGCGCTCTACACGGCGATCTACCGCGTCTTCCTCGCCTCGCCCCCACACGGCGCCCAGGCACTCGGCCCGCAAGCACACGGCCCCCAGGCACTCGGCCCGCAAGCACACGGCCCCCAGGCACACGGCCCGCAGGCACGCGACGCCCAGGCACTCGGCCCGCAGGAACCGCGCTCCGAAGCACTCGATCCGGAAGCGCCGCCCCACCCCGACGCGCTCCGTTCCGGAGCCCAGGCCGGGCCCGGTCGCGCGGCGGCCGCGCGCGCGGACACCTCGCCGCTCGCCGCGCTGGCCGAGGGCCCGCTGCGGGCCCTGGCGGCCCGCTATCGCCCCGACGTCGTCGTCTCCACCTTCCACCTGGCCGCGCAGATCACCGGGCGCATGCGCGAGCGCGGCACCCTGGGCGTGCCCAGCGCCGTGTACGTCACCGACTTCGCCGTCCACCGGGGCTGGCTCCATCCGGGCAACGACCTGTACCTGTGCGTCAGCCCCGGCGCGGCCGCGGCGGCCCGCGCGGGCACCGGCCGCCGTACCGCCGCACCCGGCCCCGTCGTGCCCCCCGCCTTCCACGCCGTGGCCGACGCGCCGCCCGCCGAGCCGCCGGACCCGCGCCGGCCCACCGTGCTGCTGTCGGCGGGCGCCTGGGGCGTCGGCTCCGACCTGCCGCGCACGGCCCGCGCCCTGGTACGGCACGGGATGCGCCCCGTCGTGCTGTGCGGGCGCGACGAGGGGCTGCGCCGCCGCACCGCCCGGGTGCCCGGCGCCGTCGCCCTCGGCTGGACCCACGACCTGCCCGCGCTGATGGCCTCCGCCCGGCTCCTGGTCGACAACGCGGCGGGGCAGACCGCCGTCCAGGCCCTGGCGGCCGGCCTCCCCGTCGTCGCCTACCGGCCCATTCCCGGCCACGGCGCGGACGGCGTCCGCCACATGGCGGCGGAGGGCCTGTCGACGACCGCGGCGGACCTGCCGTCCCTGCTGGCGGCCGTCTCCCGCCTCGTGCCCGACGGCCCGGCGCGCGGCGCGGCCGCCGCCCGCGGCCGCGCCCTCTTCCGGGACGACGCCTCGGTCCTCCTCGCCGCCCTGGCCTGAGGCCCGGCGCCGGACCGGTGCGCGCGGCGCGCCGTACGCCCGCCGCCGAACGCCGCCGTCGCGCCGTACGCACCCGCCCCCGCCGCCACCCCACGCGGCGGCGGCGTCCATCATTCGTCCAAGCCGCGGCCAACGGATGGCCAAGAGGCGAGGTCCGGCGGGGGCGCGGTCCTAGCCTGCCGGACGTGACCTCCACACCCGACTCCACGGCGCCCGCCCGCGAGCGCCGCCCCCAGCGCCGGGCACTGCTGCGCGCCGCGCTCGCGGGCGGGGCCGTACTCGGCGCGGGAGCCGCCGTACCGGCTTCCGCCCCGGCCGCCCCGCTTCCCGTCCCGCTCCTCCGCCCGGACGCCCCAGGTCCCCTCCACGCCCCGCCCGCCGTGCCCGGGCGCCCCGGTACACCGGGGGCGGCGCTGCGGGCCCTGCGGCACGGCAACCGGCGCTGGGCCACCCGCCACCAGACGCATCCGCACGAGGCGGCGGGCGACCGGCTCCTCGCCGTCTCGGAGCAGCACCCCTTCGCCCTCGTCCTCGGCTGCGTCGACTCGCGCGTCCCGCCCGAGCTCGTCTTCGACCAGGGCCTCGGCGACCTGATGACCGTCCGCTCGGCGGGCTGCGTCCTCGACGAGGCGGTCCTCGGCAGCGTCGCGTACGGCGTGCTGGAACTCGGCATCCCGCTCGTGATGGTGCTGGGCCACCAGTCGTGCGGCGCGGTCACGGCGGCCGTCCGCGCCGACGGGACCGGAGAGGCCCAGCCCGCCCACATCGCCTACGTCACGGAGCAGATCCGCCCCGCCATCGACCGCACCCGGACGGGGCCGGCCCGTGTCGACGCGACGATCACGGCCCAGACCCGGCTGGTCACCGGCCGTCTCGCCGCGGAACCGGATCTGGCGGCCCGCGTCGGCACGGGACGGCTGGCCGTCGTCGGTGCCCGCTACGAGCTGTCCAGCCAGCGCGTCCGCACCGTCGCCTGACACGGCCCCGCCCCGCCGCGACCGTCCCGCCGACCGCCGACCGCCGACCGCCGACCGCCGACCGAGGGCCGGGCCCGCCGAAGGGCCGGGCCCCACGGCGGCGGGATCACCGCATCAGGGCGTGCGGGGTGGTGTCGGCGACCGGGTCGTGGTGGACGCGGTCGGCGGGGACGCCGATGCCGGTCAGGTGCCAGGCCGTCGCCGTGACCATCGCGGGCGGGCCGCTGACGAAGGCGGTGTGGCCGCTGAAGTCCCCGTACGCGGCCACCGCCTCCACGACCGACCGGTGCTCGCCCGGGCCGTCGTCCAGCACGGGGACCACCCGCAGCCAGGGGCAGCGGTTCTCCAGGCGGGCCAGCGCCTGCGCGTCGTACAGGTCCCCGGAGGTGCGGGCGCCCAGGAACAGATGGGCGGAGCGGCCCGGCGGTCGCCGCGCGGCCAGGTCCTCCAGCAGCGCCTTCGCGGTCGCCCAGCCGGTGCCGCCCGCCACGATCAGCACGTCCCGCCCCAGGTCGTCGCCCAGGACGGTGGTGCCCTGGGCGGGGCCCAGCCGCAGGGTGTCGCCGACCCCGGTGTCGTTGACCAGCGCGTCGCTCACCCCGTCCGGCCCGGTGCGCCGGACGTGGAACTCCAGCTCCCCGTCCGGCCCCGGCGCGCCCGCCATGGAGTAGTGCCGCCAGGTCAGCGGCAGCAGCGGGGTCTGGAGCGTCGCGTACTGGCCGGCGCGGTACGGGTACGTGCCCGAGGGGCGTACGCGCAGCACGGCCAGGTCGGGGCGGCGCCGCTGGTGGTGGGTGACCGCGGCGCTCCAGTACGCCGGTTCGGCGATGGCCTCCTCGGCGCCGCGCACCATGCCCGCGGTCGCGAGCCGGATCATGCGCAGCCACGCGTCCGTGACGTCGTCGCCCAGCCTGCCCCCGGTGAACCGCTGGAGCGCCTCCAGCAGGGCGGCCTCGAAGACCTGGTAGTGGACGGGGAGCACCCCGAGCTTGCGGTGGTCGCGGCCGAGGCGGGTGCAGAAGGAGTCGACCTCGTCCGGGCGGTCCAGGTTCTCGATCAGGAACCAGAACGCCCGGCCCAGGTGGGCCCGCTGGAACTCCATCGACTCGGGGAACAGCTTCCGCAGGTACGGATGGCGCTCGAACATCGCGTCGTAGAGGTGGGCGATGAGCTGCTCGAAGGGGGTGACCTCCGTCAGATGGCGGATGATCAGTTCCCGGTCGGCGGCCCCGTCGTACGCCCCTGGGGCGGGCGCCGCGGTACGGCCGGAGGCGCGGGGCGGCGCCGCGGCCGGGGCGGGGCGCGCGGTGGGGGAGAGGAGCTGGTCGCGCAGGCGCATGGCCTCGCGGCGGGCGAGCAGGGCGTGGTAGTCGTTCACGGCCGCACCTCGTGCGCGCAGCCGCCGCACGTCCCGTGGACCGCGCACGCCGCGGCCCGCGCGGTGGACGCCCACGCCGTGGAGGGGTGTCTCCCGGCCCCGGCCCGCGCCCGGTGGTGCGGGAGCAGGGCCGGGTGGGAGGTGAGGGCGGCCGGCAGGAGCCGGACGGCACCCGTCCAGGGGCGGACCTGGACGAAGGAGGCCGCGGTTGCGGCCGCGGCCAGGGTGCAGACGGCTGGGGCGAGGAGGGCGGTGCGGGGCATCGTTGCTTCCTGTCGGCGGCTCGTGCGGGTCGTGCGTCGCGCCCGGTCCGCCGCGTGGTGCGCGTGCCGGAGGGCCGCTCGTGGCGGCGACGGCGGCCGATCGGACCGGAGGGCGCATCCGCATCACATCACCTCACGTCCCGGGGAAGGCACCGCCGAGCGGCCCCGGCAATGGGCCGAAAGGCCCTTCCCGAGGGCCCTGTCAGACCCTGGCGCGACCGGCGGCGGTGTGCGGCGCCCCCGAACGGGGTCCGCGTTCAGGGGCCTTCGGGCGCGGCGCCCCGCCACCCGGGCCGGTGCGCTGCCCATGGACAGAGCACCGCTACGAGCCCTTCGGCCGCAGCTCCCGCAGCCGCGCGTCCAGTTCGCGGCGGTGGAAGTCGATGAACCCGTCCGGGTCGGGGCCGGCGTTCTGCATGACCAGCCGGTCGAACCCGGCGTCGACGTACCGCTGCGCCATCTCCAGGTACCGCTTCGGGTCGTCGCCGCAGGCGAACGCGTCGAGGATGTCCTCCTCGCGGACGGTCGCCGTGGCGGCGTCGAAGTTCACCGGGTTCGGCAGCTCGCTCATCACCTTCCACCCCGTCACCGCCCACCGGGAGGTCTCCAGGGCCGCCCGCGCCGCCGTCCGCTCGTCGGGTGCCCACGCCATCGGCACCTCCGCGTAGCAGGCGCCGGCCCCGCCCGCCTCGCGGTAGCCCCGCACGATCTCCGGCTTCGGCTCCGTCGCGAACAGCGCGTCGCCCAGCTCGGCCGCCACCTTCGTCGAGGCCGGCCCGCTCGCCGCCACGGCGATCGGCGGCGGCTCCGGGGGCAGGTCGAAGACCCGGGCGTCCTCCAGCCGCAGGTGCTTCCCCTCGTACGAGCGGTACCCGCCGCTCCACAGCAGCCGGATGATCTCCAGGGCCTCGCGGAGCATCCCGTGCCGGGCGCCGACGGCCGGGTACCCCTCGCCCGTCACGTGCTCGTTGAGCCGCTCGCCCGAGCCGACGCCCAGCACGAACCGCCCCTCGGACAGCAGCGCCAGCGTCGCCGCGGCCTGCGCGATGATCGCCGGGTGGTAGCGCATCGTCGGGCATGTGACCCCGGTGGCCAGCCCGATCCGGCTGGTCCTCGCCGCGATCGTGCCGAGCACCGTCCAGGCGAAGGGGGAGTGGCCCTGGTTGTCCAGCCACGGGTGGAAGTGGTCGCTGATCTCGACGAAGTCGAACCCGGCCTCCTCGGCCAGGACCGCCTGCCGCACCAGCTCACCCGGCGCGTACGCCTCCGCCGCGAGTTTGTACCCGATCTCCATGCGTCACCCCTGAGCGTGAGAGCTGCATCCGGTCCGCGCAGAGGTACCCCGCACACCGGGCGCCTAACAGACCGGCCCCGCCGAACGGCGTACCGGGGGGCGCTCCGCCCCGGCGGGCCCTCAGATGGCGTACGGCCACGCCGTCACCATGTACGCGCCGTACCAGCAGCCGAAGAGCACCGCCCCCGCGAGCACGCCCGCGGCCGTACGGGGACGGGCCCCCGCCAGGGCGCGGGCGGCCGGCACCAGGAAGACGACGGCGGGCGCCAGCAGCCGCAGCTTGCAGTGGTAGTAGTTGGACTGCCCCACCGCCAGCACCACCATCGCCGTCCCGTACACGAGCAGCGGCGGCCACGCGCCCCGCCCCCAGGCCGCGGCGGTGGCACCCAGCACGGCGAGGACCAGCACGGCGGTGCTCACCGGCACCCAGCCCTCACCCCGCCGCAGCGTCTCGCCCAGGAACCGCGCGAACGCCGCCCCGTGATCCCACCGGGTGCCCCACCCGGCCTGCTGGATCCGGAACCAGGCGTCCACGCGGCCCAGCCGCGCCCCCACCCATGCCAGGTACGCGGGGGTCCCGGCGCAGGCCAGCACCACGGCGGCCACCGGACGGGCCGTCAGGCGACGGCTCCGCCACAGGTGCTGCGCGGCGGCGACCGCGACCGCCAGCGCCACGGCCAGCGCCGCCGGCCGGGTCAGCCCGCACAGCAGCGCCAGCCACCCGGCGGTCAGCCACGCCCGGCGGTGCAGCGCCAGCAGCGTGCCCGCGGCCAGCGCGAGGAAGAGGGACTCGCTGTACCCCATGAGGAAGGTCAGCGCCATCGGCTGCGCCCCCGCGAGCAGCGCGATCCCCGCCAGGGCCACCCGGTCCCCGTACAGCCGCGCCAGCAGGGCGTGGACGGCGAACAGCGCCGCCGCCAGCGCCAGATGGGCGGTGGCGATGGCCGCCGTCCCCGCGTCGAGCCCGGTCAGGGCGGCCAGGGCGCGGACGAGGAGCGGGTAGAGCGGGAAGAACGCCAGTTCGTTGCCGGTGAGTTCGCCGTCCGGGCCGTGGGTGAACCCCGCCGGGTAACCGTCCCGGGCTATGTCCACGAAGTGGCGCGCGTCCCACGCCAGCAGCCGCTCGCGCACCCCCGCTCCGTCCGGCGGGACCATCAGGGCGAGCACCACCAGGTGCAGCAGCGCGCTTCCCGCGTGGACGGCGCCCACCACCAGCACGGAGCGGGCGCGGCCGGCCGGACCGCGCCCGCCGGCGGCGCGGTGCGCTCCGGAGCCGGGCGCGGGGACCCGCCGCTGCCCCGGCGCCCGGCGGGAGCCCGGCGGGAGGGAGCCCTCCGGAGGGGCACAGGCCCCCGGTTCGGGGCCTTCGCCGGGGCGGGCGTCGCGGGGTGTGGCGAGGGTCGGCGGTGTGGTCGGCACCGGCATCGGCTCCTTCGGCGGGCCCTGCGCGGGCCCGGTGGGGAATGTGGTCGATGCCGGGGATACGCCCGGGCGGACGGCCCGGTTGACCGGTGAGACGCAGGTCACTCAGCCCGGAGCGGGGTACGAGGTGGACGCGGCGGGGGGCGGTCCCCCACCCGGCACGGAACCAGCGCCGTTCCCCCCGCTGCCGCTTCCGCTGCCGCTCCCGGCTCCGCTTACGTCCCCGGTACCGGTGGTCGCCGGGGCGGCGTCCGGCACCGTCCGCGACGGCGACGGCGCGGACACCGTGCCGGGCGGCCGGCTCGACACGAGGCCGGTCCGTGCCGGTTCGGTCCGTACCGGCTCGGTCGGCACGGCCCCCGGACGTGTCGCGGTGGGCGACGCGGCGGGTCCCGGCGACGCGGGCGGGGCGGGGCTCGGCGTACCCGCCCACACGGCGAGCGCCACGGCCGCGCCGCCGCACACCACCCCCGCCCCCGCGGCCAGCGCGCGGCGGCGCCGCAGTGCCCGGCCGCGGGCCCGGACGTCCTCCACCCCGGCGGGCCGGGAGGACTCGGCGGCGTGCCCGGCGGCGAGCCGCAGCGCCGCCGCCAGCCGGTCGTCGTGCTCAGACATCGCGCTCCTCCCCGGCGGGGACGTGGTCGTCCAGGTACCGGGCGAGTTTGGCCCGCGCCCGTGACAGGTGCGTCTTGACCGAGCCCGCCGACAGCCCCGTCTCGGCGGCGATCCGGTCGACGGTCAGGTCGCACACGTAGTACAGCGCCGCGCACTGCCGCTGCCGGGCGGGCATGCGCCGCAGGGCCGCGCCCAGGTCGACGGCGGCGGCATCCGGCGCGCCCGCGGTGGCCGGGTCGCCGCGCCGCCGCCACGCCCGCTGCCCGCGCACCACCCGCCGCCACCGGCTCACGGCCAGCCGCCAGGCCACCGTGCGCACCCACGCCTCCGGCCCGAGGTCCCGGTCGATCCGGTGCCGCCCGGCCCACGCGCGGGCGAACGCCTCCTGCACGACGTCCTGCGCCTCGTGGAAGTCGCCCGTCATCACGTAGAGCTGGCCGGTGAGCCGCCGTACCGCCTGCGCGTAGAACACGGCGAACTCCTCGTCGGTCACAGCGCCTCTCCTGCG is a window encoding:
- a CDS encoding DMT family transporter, with the protein product MLALSICLALLAAVGNAAASVLQRRAAADAGPAGTAVRGWWPGLVRRRVWVWGAVMLGLSGVFQALALATGPLAVVQPVMSTELLFTLVLGGVVFRRSPDRRTWWAFGAMAAGLAAFLALAEPSGGRATVPAADWLWAGLAIGMVAAVLVVVASRLPSAPRAAVLGTATAMGFSATAALLKDALGRLPDGLGAVFGTWQLYAAVAVGLTSFLLLQVTFRAGTLAASQPALTLGDALLSVVLGVTLFDERVVVGVRGVFEAVALAVLVVACVRLARSPLVTGGEEGEGTW
- a CDS encoding SDR family NAD(P)-dependent oxidoreductase, encoding MAGTARPVVLITGASSGIGEAVAERFSGDAERRWRLLLAGRDEVRLGEVARRTGGRGLRGDLADRAGVERLAARALEAEGRVDVLVAAAGIGWAGPFTGTPPEVVERMVAVNLTGVMHLVRAVLPGMVERGVGRVVLVSSMAGWAGVANEAAYAATKGGLLAFAESLRYELAGTRVGVTAVLPGAVDTPFFARRGVPYHRARPKPVPAGRLADLVWRSVVYRRDEVFAPAWLAWPARLRGGAPGPFRAMAKRFG
- a CDS encoding MGDG synthase family glycosyltransferase — protein: MTRRCLVLSASMGAGHDAVAGELARRLRAHGHEAHVHDVLTLLPAGTGPALRVFYRTAVRRLPALYTAIYRVFLASPPHGAQALGPQAHGPQALGPQAHGPQAHGPQARDAQALGPQEPRSEALDPEAPPHPDALRSGAQAGPGRAAAARADTSPLAALAEGPLRALAARYRPDVVVSTFHLAAQITGRMRERGTLGVPSAVYVTDFAVHRGWLHPGNDLYLCVSPGAAAAARAGTGRRTAAPGPVVPPAFHAVADAPPAEPPDPRRPTVLLSAGAWGVGSDLPRTARALVRHGMRPVVLCGRDEGLRRRTARVPGAVALGWTHDLPALMASARLLVDNAAGQTAVQALAAGLPVVAYRPIPGHGADGVRHMAAEGLSTTAADLPSLLAAVSRLVPDGPARGAAAARGRALFRDDASVLLAALA
- a CDS encoding carbonic anhydrase; translated protein: MTSTPDSTAPARERRPQRRALLRAALAGGAVLGAGAAVPASAPAAPLPVPLLRPDAPGPLHAPPAVPGRPGTPGAALRALRHGNRRWATRHQTHPHEAAGDRLLAVSEQHPFALVLGCVDSRVPPELVFDQGLGDLMTVRSAGCVLDEAVLGSVAYGVLELGIPLVMVLGHQSCGAVTAAVRADGTGEAQPAHIAYVTEQIRPAIDRTRTGPARVDATITAQTRLVTGRLAAEPDLAARVGTGRLAVVGARYELSSQRVRTVA
- a CDS encoding globin domain-containing protein, which codes for MNDYHALLARREAMRLRDQLLSPTARPAPAAAPPRASGRTAAPAPGAYDGAADRELIIRHLTEVTPFEQLIAHLYDAMFERHPYLRKLFPESMEFQRAHLGRAFWFLIENLDRPDEVDSFCTRLGRDHRKLGVLPVHYQVFEAALLEALQRFTGGRLGDDVTDAWLRMIRLATAGMVRGAEEAIAEPAYWSAAVTHHQRRRPDLAVLRVRPSGTYPYRAGQYATLQTPLLPLTWRHYSMAGAPGPDGELEFHVRRTGPDGVSDALVNDTGVGDTLRLGPAQGTTVLGDDLGRDVLIVAGGTGWATAKALLEDLAARRPPGRSAHLFLGARTSGDLYDAQALARLENRCPWLRVVPVLDDGPGEHRSVVEAVAAYGDFSGHTAFVSGPPAMVTATAWHLTGIGVPADRVHHDPVADTTPHALMR
- a CDS encoding TIGR03557 family F420-dependent LLM class oxidoreductase, coding for MEIGYKLAAEAYAPGELVRQAVLAEEAGFDFVEISDHFHPWLDNQGHSPFAWTVLGTIAARTSRIGLATGVTCPTMRYHPAIIAQAAATLALLSEGRFVLGVGSGERLNEHVTGEGYPAVGARHGMLREALEIIRLLWSGGYRSYEGKHLRLEDARVFDLPPEPPPIAVAASGPASTKVAAELGDALFATEPKPEIVRGYREAGGAGACYAEVPMAWAPDERTAARAALETSRWAVTGWKVMSELPNPVNFDAATATVREEDILDAFACGDDPKRYLEMAQRYVDAGFDRLVMQNAGPDPDGFIDFHRRELDARLRELRPKGS
- a CDS encoding SigE family RNA polymerase sigma factor, which translates into the protein MTDEEFAVFYAQAVRRLTGQLYVMTGDFHEAQDVVQEAFARAWAGRHRIDRDLGPEAWVRTVAWRLAVSRWRRVVRGQRAWRRRGDPATAGAPDAAAVDLGAALRRMPARQRQCAALYYVCDLTVDRIAAETGLSAGSVKTHLSRARAKLARYLDDHVPAGEERDV